The Ensifer canadensis genome has a segment encoding these proteins:
- a CDS encoding MerR family transcriptional regulator, with protein MLIGEFAQRTGLSQDTVRFYVRKGLLTPQLGAKGGRNPYQIFTDRDASTVRMIRFAQSLGLPLKEIAEIATELQREGLSPAREIEIMNIQLVKLEQKATQLAELTNYLRAKRDWVVCGKPGDEPRFTDDTLCLIQRPVSGFRCTSSDAD; from the coding sequence ATGCTGATCGGAGAATTCGCCCAGCGGACAGGGTTGAGCCAGGACACTGTCCGATTTTATGTCCGCAAAGGTCTGCTCACGCCGCAACTCGGTGCCAAAGGTGGTCGCAATCCCTATCAGATCTTCACCGACCGGGACGCCTCGACGGTTCGGATGATCCGTTTCGCACAATCACTGGGTCTGCCACTCAAGGAGATCGCGGAGATTGCTACGGAACTCCAACGCGAGGGTTTATCGCCGGCGCGGGAAATCGAGATCATGAACATCCAGCTCGTCAAGCTTGAGCAGAAGGCAACCCAATTGGCCGAGCTGACCAATTACCTGCGGGCGAAGCGCGACTGGGTCGTATGCGGCAAGCCGGGCGATGAACCCCGATTTACCGATGACACGCTTTGCCTAATCCAGCGCCCGGTTTCCGGCTTCAGATGCACTTCTTCAGACGCGGATTGA
- a CDS encoding SDR family oxidoreductase, whose translation MLNYPNNDSHAPTAFVTGATGLLGNNLVRELIADGWSVRALVRSPEKATLQFAGLDLEIITGDMLDVRGFADALKGVDVVFHTAAYFRDSYKGGSHWDALYAANVAGTRGLLDHAYRAGVRRFVHTSSVAVLRGAKGQTIDESMLRDERDADDYYRSKILADRVVLDFLDKHPDFWAAMVLPGWMHGPGDIGPTSAGQTVLDVALERLPGVPPGSFSVVDARDVARAMILANRRGQRGERYLAAGQHMTMTDLLPLIAQATTAKAPTRRIPLILLYLIGAGNELYARITGKPVLLSWAMAKTVAAENDRSRYDCAKSTRELGLEFRPVIETLRDEVAWFRTHGFLPS comes from the coding sequence ATGCTGAACTATCCCAATAATGATTCCCATGCGCCCACTGCCTTCGTGACGGGCGCAACCGGCCTCCTTGGCAACAATCTGGTCCGCGAACTAATCGCCGACGGCTGGAGCGTGCGAGCGCTGGTTCGCTCGCCCGAAAAAGCAACATTGCAGTTTGCCGGGCTGGATTTGGAGATCATCACCGGCGACATGCTCGACGTGCGGGGTTTCGCTGACGCGCTTAAGGGCGTGGACGTGGTTTTCCACACAGCGGCCTATTTCCGCGACTCTTACAAGGGCGGGAGTCATTGGGACGCGCTCTACGCGGCCAATGTCGCGGGAACCCGTGGCTTGCTCGATCACGCTTATCGAGCCGGCGTCCGGCGCTTCGTCCATACCAGCTCGGTCGCTGTACTGCGTGGTGCGAAGGGACAGACCATAGACGAGTCCATGTTGCGGGATGAGCGGGATGCCGATGATTATTATCGCAGCAAGATCCTGGCGGACCGCGTGGTGCTCGATTTTCTCGACAAACATCCCGATTTCTGGGCGGCCATGGTGCTACCGGGTTGGATGCACGGGCCGGGGGATATCGGGCCGACCTCGGCTGGCCAGACGGTGCTGGACGTGGCGCTCGAGCGCTTGCCCGGTGTTCCACCCGGCTCCTTCTCGGTGGTCGATGCGCGCGATGTGGCGCGGGCGATGATCCTGGCTAACCGCCGGGGGCAACGGGGCGAACGTTACCTTGCCGCCGGACAGCATATGACCATGACCGATTTGTTACCCTTGATCGCACAAGCCACCACGGCAAAGGCACCGACGCGCCGCATTCCGCTCATTTTGCTTTACCTGATCGGCGCTGGCAATGAACTCTACGCTCGGATAACTGGCAAGCCGGTCCTCTTGAGTTGGGCCATGGCGAAAACGGTGGCAGCGGAGAATGATCGCTCTCGCTATGATTGTGCGAAGAGCACACGAGAATTGGGTCTGGAGTTCCGGCCGGTGATCGAGACCCTGCGTGATGAAGTGGCTTGGTTCCGTACGCACGGCTTCCTGCCTAGCTGA